DNA from Globicephala melas chromosome 5, mGloMel1.2, whole genome shotgun sequence:
TAAGATTATCTTGGATAACCTGGATAACAGGCAGGCCCAATGTAATCATAGGGTCCTTAACAGTGGAAGAGGGGGGACGGAAGAGTCAGTATCAGTGATGTGTTATGAGAAAGACTCAACCAGCCACTGCTGGCTTTAAAGATAGAAGGGAGTCATGAGGCAAGGAGTGTGGGTAACCTCTAGAGGTTGGacaggtaaggaaacagattctcccctaaagcctccaaaaggaatgcagccctgccaacaccttggtttcagCCCAGTGAGATCCATTTTGGACCTCGgccccagaactgtaagaaacttGTATCggcttaagccactaagtttgtggtaatttattacagcagctaCAAGAAGATACTACTTTCTTTTGCCAGCAGGAAGAAATTAACAGTGAAACTCTAGATAACGGTAGAGCCAGAAGATGGAAGGATCCAGGGCCTCTGAATCACCAAGTAAAGTGAAGTCATCTGCTGGTTGAAAACACACACCTTGGACTCTTATGTGAGAAAAACCTCTGCTGTATTTGAATGATGACATTTTTTACAACTGTTTTGTCTCATCCCAATGAGTacaactctctgtgcctcagagaatttaaacttatttttaaataagttttcttatttaaaaaaaaaagtgaggggcttccctggtggtgcagtggttgagaatgcaggggacatgggttcgagacctggtctgggaagatcccacattccacggagcaactgggcccgtgagccacaactactgagcctgcgtgtctggagcctgtgctccgcaacaagagaggccatgatagtgagaggcctgcgcaccgcgatgaagagtggcccccgcttgactcaactggagaaagccctcgcacagaaacgaagacccaacacagcccaaaataaataaattaattaataataatttaaaaaagaaaaaaaagtgagtataaaaataatagctacctCAAATAGTTATGGTGAAACTTAAATACTATATCTAAAGTGTTTAGAATGattcctgacacacagtaagtgtAGTATAAGTGTTATCATTAAGAGTGTGtgcatacatatggtcaccttatctttgataaaggaggcaggaatgtacagtggagaaaggacagcctcttcaataagtggtgctgggaaaactggacagctacatgtaacagaatgaaattagtacactccctaacaacatagacaaatataaactcaaaatggattaaagacctaaatgtaaggccagacactatcaaactcttagaggaaaacttaggctgaacactctatgacataaatcacagcaggatcctttttgacgcacctcctagagaaatggaaataaaaacaaaaataaacaaatgggacctaatgaaacttaaaagcttttgcacagcaaaggaaaccataaacaggacgaaaagacaaccctcagaatgggagaaaatatttgcaaatgaagcaactgacgaagaattcatctccaaaatttacaagcagctcatgcagctcaataagaaaaaaacaaacaacccaatccaaaaatgggcagaagacctaaatagacatttctccaaagaagatatacagattgccacaaacacatgaaagaatgctcaacatcattaatcattagagaaatgcaaatcaaaactacaatgaggtatcacctcacaccggtcagaatggccatcatcaaaaaatctagaaacaatgaatgctggcgagggtgtggagaaaagggaacactcttgcactgctggtgggaatgtgaattggttcagccactatggaggttccttaaaaaactacaaatagaactaccatatgacccagcaatcccactactgggcatataccctgaggaaacaaaaattcaaaaagagtcatgtaccaaaatgttcattgcagctctatttacaatagcccggagatggaaacaacctaagtgcccatcatcggatgaatggataaagaagatgtggcacatatatacaatggaatattactcagccataaaaagaaacgaaactgagctatttgtaatgaggtggatagacctagagtctgtcatacagagtgaagtaagtcagaaagagaaagacaaataccgtatgctaacacatatatatggaatttaagaaaaaaaatgtcatgaagaacctaggggtaagacagaaataaagacacagacctactggagaatggacttgaggatatggggaggggaaagggtgagctgtgacaaagcgagagagaggcatggacatatatgcactaccaaacgtaaggtagatagctagtgggaagcagccgcatagcacagggagatcagcttggtgctttgtgaccgcctggaggggtgggatagggagggtgggagggagggagacgcaagcgggaagagatatgggaacatatgtatatgtataactgattcactttgttataaagcagaaactaacacaccattgtaaagcaattataccccaataaagatgtttaaaaaaaagcgtGTATgcataaatgcacacacacaaaaaatttataATATCTGTTTTGAATATCAGTGCAAACATTCTAAACAAAAGATTGGGTAAGGAGATGACCATTTTTCCAATAGTCCAACAACACTGAAACACAGTAGATTGCAAAAAGTAGCTCAGATGTTaaaattctgtttgtttattgtcgttgctttttattttttatcagatttTGGGGTAGTGTTGAATTGAAATTGCCTAATTCTGATTATGGATGATTTTTCTAGTATCAGAGCCCAATGCTTATGTACTAATATTAATAGTAGCGAGACTAGAaatatagtatataaatatatttcttttatacatgGTACTAATttaactacaaatagaaatattatctcccttaatatttatttagtatcaTTATATACAGGTGCTTTGAGATTTACATGTACCAACATATAGAGGAGCTATTGATTCCTCCATaccaaaaacatgtttttaataatttgatgTGATAACAAAGTGAAACTCACGTTTGTGAAAGACTTAGCCCAGTCTAGAATTTCTACCTTTGGTGTGTTACAGGATAAAATCTTCTCTGGGGAGAGAGACTGTATCCTTGCTGTATACTCCTTGCTTATGTTGGTTTTGTTGATATGCTCTCTTGAGTTTTAGGCCTGGGAAGAGACTTTGGCTTGCTGAAATATTCTGCAATGGgtattttcatcttatttcttcTTATAAACAGTGGAAGCTTGTGCTCAGCCTCTGAAATAGAAAAAGTCTCAATAAGACCATAATTGAGACATCGAATATAGTAGCTTCTGCCATGTTTTAGTagcaaatcacacacacacaaaatctataTGAAGTTTAGGTGAATCAAATACAcccaaaattcataaaataatttattctcatCTTTCTTAGCACCTGCTCATCTTTAGTGAGTTATTTGTTCTATAACATGCAAGATATGTTCTTTCAATCTTAAAATCAAACATTATTTTGGTAGGAACAATTTAGAGCTGGTGATGAGTAAAGGTGAGGGATAAGGATGGGACCAGTAAGAGAAAGGTGAAGGATATATGGTCCtgacagacaaaaaagaaagtagaCAAGCCGGTTAAAACAACTGTACTCAAAAGACCTTCCCGAGGCCTACACTGTTTACACCTAAACAGAAATAAGGATTTGGGGAGACGCTGAATACCAACACTAGAGACAAAGAGGTATGATTTGAGGATTTGTATACAAGTATCTAGACaggataaaatatatttgaggcCTACAGGTAAGACATAAAATTATGTAATAGAAACCATCACTGTCATGATTTTGTGATCATAGGGTGAAGAGTTTGTTAAAAGTCAGATACAATAGACCATCCTTGGAGTGTCAGAGTAAGGAggtgttttctaatttctaaacTATACTTATTATTGCCTATTAGCAAATAGCATTTCTTTCGGGTTTGATTAATCCCAACAGAAACTGCTGGAGTCTAGAGTGACCTCCGGAAACTCTAATTGATTGCTAAGTCATTCCTGGTATAAGGGGGACTTGCAGAAATAGGAAGACAGACTTATGTTTGAGCCTTGTAGAGAGGCTTCATAGTTGTTGCCCTATAGCCATTGCTGCTATGTTTGTTTTAAAGCTAGGAGCTGCCAAACCCACAGGGATATTTTGATTCGACTATTCTGGACCAAACTAGGACTTTCCACAATTCTTGATTTTGCTTGGTCCAAATTGAAGGCTGGGGCTGGACTTCTTATGGGGACATAAAACTGCTACTCTCTGTTGTATTTCAGCTGTGTTGTGGGCATATGTTTGTGGCTAATTGtcaaaattttattgttttctctggctGGCTTTGTTTCAAGTGAAAATCATTTAGCCCAATGACAGTTAAGCTGTGAAGAACCAAAACTCTGACTATCACTGTCCTTTTCGTTAGGTCAATGCAGGTTGTCTCCTGTCACTGGATTGGCATGACCAAACTTAAGAGTTCCTGCTGTCCTTCTGTCTTGCTTCTCAAAGAGTGTGATGAGGCACTTTGCCTTTCAAAACAAAGTCAAATATAGGTCAAATTTATCTCATTGAAAAATTCAGCTGATGCTGTCCCTTAAGAGTAGCTGTAAATTGCTATTATATTATACTGCCTTTAAAACCACAGATCCTTAACATCTTTGTCTCTAACTAGCTAGATACTTACTGGTTTCCTTATACCAACTCAGTAATTATCGCAAACTGTACTTAACCTTTCAGTACTTCCTTATTTCCTTCAGATCCTTGACTTGACACTCTAAATCaactggagaaagagaaaatgaaattcacAGATACAAACAAGTATTTCCCATAGACTGCATTATCATCAACAAGCTAAGTATGTATGTTTCTTAAATAAGCTACCCCAATTCTTCATTTTTCAATGCAGACAGCATTAAATGTACTTTCCAATGCAAAATTCTTCTAACTTTGAGTAAACATCTGAACAGTACATCAGCTATTACTCAGTAAGGTAGAGAAACTGACTCTATCTCCCAGTTTCCAATTTTATGGAAACTTCAAGGTGGCGAccgattaaaatgtaaaattcttccTCTGTCTTAATAATGCTTTTTAAAGTGACATGTTAtgtgttttgaatatttattttccctGAATTTAAGATTTgcccaacttttaattttaaagcaaCAAGATATTCTCTCACAGCTTAAATAACATCTTACCACATTCTTTCACCATGCTGTtacacataaatatgtattttcttctgTCATTCAAATTACAAAGCTTAAGACAAATTTCTACTGAAATAATTCCAAATTCCCTTAATAGTTGTTTTTCCCTCTGGCAGCCCCCAGGCATACGTCAGAGAAAATTAAGTGGagcaatttattttaatcttGCATTGttctagacaaaaaaaaaagtgatttaacAAAATACACAATAACAATGCAATTTTGGTTCTCTTTATTGCTTCTATTTTTAGATAAACTAAAAACCACTGCATTTTCTTAGATTTCTGGGTGGCTACTCTTGCTTTACCCTGAATGGAAagggaacttttctcaaaaaGATGGGTTGTTAGGTAAGGAAGACATGGTCTCTGCCAAATGCTCTGAACAACGGGATTTAGAATGATTTCTCGTATTACgtttatgaaaatgaaagaaaacaaacactcgTTGTTGTCATTTACTGAATAAGGAGGATACTTAAAACCTCCGCGATTTTAGTGTTTTGAAAGATAACCAAAAgggaattcagggcttccctggtggcgcagtggttgagagtccgcctgccaatgcaggggacacgggttcgtgccccggtgcgggtagatcccacatgccgcggagcggctgggcccgtgagccatggctgctgagcctgcgcgtccagagcctgtgctccgcaacgggagagaccacagcagtgagaggcccgcgtaccgcaaaacaaacaaacaaaacacgaAAGGGAATTCAAAGTCTGTATGAACCACATGCCCCATAGGTGGCCATTAGGCCTAATTACCTGCTCTGTTGATGTCCTTCCCTAGAACTGGTTAGCACTTCTGATTTTGCTGGTGAATCTGAGGGTGATTTAACTTTGGGTGGCCTGCCAGTCTCTGCTGCTAGTTCCGCTGAGGCTTTTCTTCTGAGGGGAGTTAACAAGTTTATCTCAGCCAGTTCAGCATGAATCAAAGCTGAGACCCActccttttctgatttaaaaaaagagaggggcATGAAGGTTGTAATTATCATGTTGGCTAGAAACACAGGATTAGTTCTTTTACTCAGCACTCCAGTGTGAAAGGTAATCTGTTTTCTGGGTAGGCACCTACGTGTGAGTTAAATTTTCTGTAGAAAAGGTGATTCACATCAACCTAATTTCTGTTGACCTGTGATATTGTATAGCTCTCAGAGCACTCACTGGGGTACCTGTCCCTGAGTGGCAGtggaatacatttaaaatattgagtataaaacCCAGACTTACAGGCCACtgccaaataaaaacaaataaggatACCTATAAAAAGTATTAGTACCATGCGAtctcattaaaataaagactaatagttaaataataaatagttttaaGCATCTCTACAAAGATATATACCAAAGTAGTACTGAAGTGATGTCCgtgataattttattctttttcctcttttattatttttttctgatttgtttttcaCCCCCAAATAAGCACTCAATACTtgtgtaagtttttaaaatttatattcttaaaaaggaaaaaaaaaagaataactaaaaACTCCTTATCCCCAAATACATCTCAATTGCCTGCCAAGTAATCTTCCTGAGGTAAGGTACTATCTCCAAAGTACTCCCCATTTAAAAACATTAGTCTGTTCCTAACACATTGGTATTTCCTAACATTGATTACTGCAGTGATTTTCAAAGAGTGGTCCCCAGACCAGGCTTATCatgtcacctgggaacttgttagaactgTCAATTCTCAGACTCCACTCACCTCAGTTTTGCCTCAGTCTGATGACCAGCTAGGTCTGAGGTTAGCTGCTCTATGCTATTTATGGTTATCTCACTTGGGACTGGCATGTGCTTTCATGGAACAGGTCAGAAGAGCCTAAAGGAGGCTGGGAGTTGACTGACTTGATGGTTTTGGTGAGGAATTGGCAGAGCTGTTAGAATCTGGAATTTGGAAGGCTGTGCTACTGCCATCCACATAAAAGGAGGGAAACAGGCTGTATTCAGGGGTCACAGGAGGCCAGAAGATATGCTCAGGGAGAGCCTGGGTGTGCGGACGCAAGAGGAAAAGCACAAACCAGCTCTGGACACAAGTGTTTCACATCACCCGAAGAAGTTCAGTTTGGGGCATACCAGATTGTGGGTCATTGTATGACCAGCTTGTGTGCAGTTGGATATACAGGACTCTGATACTGAAACATTAGGGAAATAATACTGCAACCTTGTCTTTGCAAATCCAAGGTAGAAAACTTCAGACACTGGCACATTCCTAGTTTCTGACAATAAACTGAGCTCAGTGTTCACAAATGCTTAATCTCACCTTTGGAACTTGCATGGAGCAGCCACTGTAGAACTTCTGCCAGAGAATCAGTACGTAGAATGTTACAGATCTTTTCCAGAACCTGACAGAGAACGTTAGAGTTACATAGTGAGCAAGATTTATAAGGTTTCCTTTACTTACTCCACAATCTCATCTTCCCAAATGTCACTCTGTACATGATGCTCAAGTCGACTGGGATTTTAGCTTGGGAGCCAGAtttcaaacaggaaaaaaacatcTTCAGTACAAGTACATTTGACCCTGCAAGGCAGGGTTAGGGGCGCCGACCCTCCAAGCAGTCGAAAATCCAGCTATAACTTAGAGCCAGCCCTCCATACAGGTGGTTCCTCCATATTCgcagttccacatccacagattgaACCAACCACAGATCAGGTAGTACTATcatatttattattgaaaataatccatgtataagtggacccacacagttcgaacttgtgttgttcaagggtcaactgtgatAGTTTAGGTTAGGCgatgcagttttgttttgtttgttcagtaCTAACATCTTCTGGAGGAGCaattcacttttcttctctttcgGAATTGATACTTGCCCACTGCAGCATGGGGTTCTTCCAGTCACAGAACTGCCCCATCTGTACTTCTCCTCTCTATAGTGAGTGAATCTAGCTGAATTCATCATTGTTCCTCAGTCCCCTGAACACAGTGATTGGCCCAATAGGATAGGAATACAATTACCGCTAGTCTATCAGAATCCTTCGTTGACTTCTTAATCTGGAGTTAAGGGCTGAGTGTGGATGACAGAGGAGATATATgaaataattctaataaaaatggACTATAATAAGGCATTAAAGTCCAAAGTATTAAGCACATGTAGATGTTTCTAGTTTTACCCTAAATTGTGTCTGTTCTTGGAATTTAGACATATCTGAAATCCAAACCTGTCTCCTGAACTTCAGTCCTATATATCCATCTGCCTACCAGACGTATCCACTTAGACATACTGTAGGTATTTTGAACCCCAAATATCTAAAGCTAAACCCAGCTTTCTCTTCATAAAACCTGCTCCAAACTTGCTGTTTCTCCTGGTTCCCCTATCTCAGTGGACACACCAGCATACATTGAACATATGTCCAAGCAAGACCCTGGGATTCATACTGGACAACTCCCTTGCCCTTTTCTACAACATACTACCAACAAGTTCAGTGCAttctttcttctaaatatttctcaaatatctCTATTTCTCTTTATCCCCACAGCCTTGACCCAGTCTAAACTATCATCAATTCTGCAACTGCAACATCCTTTTTCCTAGGCTTTCTGGCTgaaatcttttcttaaaatactattaatttaacaaatatttgtgtcTATCATTgatctaggtgctggagatatagAATTTAAAGTAAAGGGCAGAAAAATCCACTGTCCTTTATTGAGCTTTGTTCTATTATTAAGATTCCTGTCCCCAATAATGCCTTATCCTAGAAGAGAACAAGTTAAATTTGCTCCTAATTTCACAATAAATCAGTGTCCatggcaaaaatagaaaaatagccCTGTGGTATTATATTATTCTCCAGGCCACTCTGCCTCTCATGATTTTGTCATCAATATGGTGACTGCACATCACTCCCAGCTTCTTCTAATTCACAGGTCACTCATTTACAACTTTGAAAGAATATAATTATCATCTTAGTGAGAGAAGATAGAATAAGTCCTCCTAGGAAACTTTCTCTCCATTGAGTTTTATTCTGGAAGCCAGTTAATGTGTTGGTGGGTGAGTTTGATCTGTTGAACTTTGATTTTAGGGTTTGAGTGTAGGTCTAGGGTAGCCCCTACTGTGGGTTAGTATACCCTATTCTTTTTCTAAAGTGTGACCTTTCTGGGGTCTCAACTGCATTCCTGGTGTGTTCAGCAAGGTCTCTCTACTCTAGCAGATCAGCACTCCATCATCTTTAAGCAAAATGCTCCCTCCCATTAGCTCTCTTCTGCCAGGTCTCAGACTCTCATCCTGTGCACATACAGCTTTTATTGGGCTAAAGATTCAGGGAACCCGATACAGATTTCTGGAGCTCATTCTGTCCACAGATCCTTCTTCTTCAGTATCTTAATTTGCGAATTCCAGCCACTTCAGCATCCCCAAACACTAAACTCTGTTTTCTCTACCTAGTGAAGCTCGTACTCTCTGTTTGGGCTCCACTTCTCTGTGCCATGATTAGGAAGAAATCTGGGTTGAATGTGGAAATTATCCCAACTGTTTCACTTCCCTTAATGGTCATAAATCTGTGCTGTCTGGTGTCCAGTGCCTggaaacagttttttgtttgtttgtttgtttcccagaTATATTGCTGTTTACAGTTGGAGGCTAATGAACCTAATCTATCAGTTTGGAAGCAGAGTACCTTGCTGGAAATTTTCTTCCCCCTCCCAAATTAATTCTGCACATTATATCTAGAATGATTTTTCTAAAGTACAACTCTGACAATGTAATTCTTGTACTTACAAAGTAATTCAGCCCTTGGGATGAAATCTGGCCACCTCAATATAgcttataaaatactttattatctGGTTTCTGCTTAAGTCTCCAGCCCTGTCTTTTATAAACTTCTCCCTGCACTCTCTGCATCACCCATATCATTGCTTTTAGTTCCTTGAATAGATAGTGCTCTCACATCTTAGCATTTAGATATGAAGCTCTCTTCACTGGGAATGAGCTCTTCCatgcttttcttcattttctaattatatcTTAAACAttctttggattcctttctccttGAAGACTCTCTTAGCTCCAAATCTACTCCTATATGTCCTGACAACATCTGTacaattcctcttttttttttttttgcggtacgcgggcctctcactgttcttgtggcctctcccgttgcggagcacaggctccggacgcgcaggctcagcggccatg
Protein-coding regions in this window:
- the C5H4orf17 gene encoding uncharacterized protein C4orf17 homolog, which gives rise to MAHGPSRSAACGIFPDREPGKQLRSTREGDFQDGGRVRRGDHLPLHKYIRNTSTRGTIPTEHLLNAGRRPQTSQKVLEKICNILRTDSLAEVLQWLLHASSKEKEWVSALIHAELAEINLLTPLRRKASAELAAETGRPPKVKSPSDSPAKSEVLTSSREGHQQSRG